A region of the Primulina eburnea isolate SZY01 chromosome 7, ASM2296580v1, whole genome shotgun sequence genome:
CCCTCTCTAGAGCCTCTTTAATAGTCTCAAGATACCTAAAATTCCTCATCCCAAAACTCCTATCTGTCTCCTTTTCAGACAAAACCCTCCTCGTTGAATCCAGCAGTAAAGATGCATCACACGACTGCAACACAAAACAAATCAATCGACAagcataaaatattaaatatctcGACAACAAACCCATAAATTACCTCGACGAAACAGTCGTGGAAAATGTTCCTAAGCCACGAAAAAGCAGTGTTCTTGTGGCGTTTGTACAGTAGTCTGACTTGTTCTTTGATGATATCTTCAGCTTGAGGGCAAGAGTCCTTGTAGTAGTTCATGACAAGACCGGGATCTTCATTTTCTGCAGAAGCAGAGATGGATGAAATGTAGAGAATCGCGAGGAAGAAGAGAGCTTTGGAAATGACAGCCATTGCTGCACTCAGGAAACTTAGCAAAGGTCACTGAATGACTGACCTCATGCTTTCGCTCATACTGCCTGCCACCTTAAATAAATGAGGAAGAGAGAAGAGCGAGGCTGAATGTTtctttttctgtttttttttttaaaaaaaaacagaaaaagaAGTCTAATTATGCTTAAATTGGTAATAACTTGTCTGATCTTTCGCGAGAGGTTTAAATtttggagtgagtctcatgtgatatcgtctcacggatcttaatctgtgagacgggtcaactttactgatattcacaataaaaagtaatactcttagcataaaaaataatacttttttatggataacccaaataagagatccgtctcataaatacgaaccgtgagaccgtctcacacaaatttttgcctaaatTTTGATGCAGATTCTTTTGTCCTTATTCGAATTCAAATCTATGCGCAGCATTTACTCCTTACCAGTTCACCGAAGGGTAAGTTTTAAGATAACCCAACGGCGACTAATTAACATTGGAACGTGACACCAAACAAATGATTCATTTACCCAAACTCCCCACAGCCACACAATTTGTCAGTCGGTTTTCTATCCCTCTTGTATCTTTTTGGTAAATTAGATACCAAATTAAGTATGCACTTATAATACTTAGATTCACTTTTTTTGGTCGATATATGTATATATCGATGAAATTATGATACAAATATATGCATTTCGATTACAAGTAACTCATTGGATCGGACAATTTTGGATAttgaaaagaaaggaaaatctTTTGTTGCACTCATAATGTGGGTATAAAACAGTCAAATTAAAGTACTAATTTACCAATTAACAATATCGACCGGCTCAAATTGAGTACATGATCATTAACTTTTGTATTTCTAAGTTTCAGATAGCTTAAAAAATATAGAAGTCAAATAGTTGAAACTGAGTTTTTGTAATATGAGGACTGAATCCCAACGATTGCCGATATATGTttttagagaaaaaaaaaatgaatacaTTTATAGAATGACAGCTTAACATCGGATGGTTGTTGGTTAGAAGCACACATCCATTTTATTTGTACCAAGTAAACTGACCGGGTAGGATAACTTCACATCAACACACAAAAAAATGGTGACATAGTTTTATGAGTTAATTTtacgaaaaaaatattttattttagtcactaatgaaaaaataatatttttcatatgaaaatattatttattattataaatatagataTGATTGATTTGTTTCggacaaaaaaaattatgtgaaaTCTTATTATAAAATACCTACTAATAAATCAACGACAACTTCGAAAAGGGATGCTTCTTCTTTTGTCAAAGTTGAGATTTATCATTATTTTGACTTTAATTATGAGAGTCGTAAAAATTATTACATAGAAAATGAAAGAGTCACATTAGATTTACACGTACaccagaattttttttttctttttctaacatattattttttttaaaaaaatgaaatctaATTAGATTCAAAGTATAAATTTGAgtgtaattttaaatatataaaaaaatttgtgagaaGATCTCATAAATAGATTTTCTAATTGAGttctaatgaaaaaatattattttttatgtcaaaattattattatttatatcaaatatgaataaaattgatcaatctcatgtataaaaatttataaaatcgtcaaataaaaaaattgttctTTCAAATATCGACGCAAaataatcaaaaaaaaaaataaaaattaaccaTACAAACAAATGGCACTGTGTGCACCGACGGTCTAGTATCTTGCCCCTACCAAAACACACCTGTCCCAACctccattattttaaattatattccGTTCAAAAAAGGCAAAAAAAAATCCctatatattttcatttttttaaaatttatgtgaACAATTATTTAATGATCCGTACAATGCAGACATATATTATTAATTACATAATGGGGTGTACGAAGTCGACATTTTCCAAGAAAGTAATGGGACCAGACAATATTGTTTTATAGTAATAGTTTTCGTtgcaattaattttttaaaaaattaacaaaataatattttttttagaactTGGGAATATCATTTTGTGATTTATTATCTCTATAAATAAATCTCTAAGCAAATAAATATTGattttatgataatatataAGTGAACTTCTAACAATTTGCAagataatttgttttttttagaaCTTGGAAATATAATTTTGTGTTGTTTGAAATATAATGTGTAGATAACATGAAAAACTAATATTACAAATTATCTATGATTTTCTActtcaattaatttaatatatggAATATACTTATTCAAAAAAATGTTGAATATAACGTGGATACTAATAAGAAATTGTCAATTATACATTTCGAAAGATGTAGCCTGAGACGGAGACAAAATTACATAATAAACGAAGATAGTCGACTAGGATTAAAGTTTGACAATACAGATGATAAAAATacatgagtgagtctcatgtgagaccgtctcacggattatgatccgtgagacgggtcaaccctatccatattcacaataaaaagtaatactcttagcataaaaagtaatactttttcatgggtgacccaaataagagatctgtctcacgaatatgattcgtgagaccgtctcacacaaatttttgccaaaatACAATTATACATgacaaaaattaattatatgtgTGTATTAATAATTTATCTTAAACATACTTGTAGTAAgcgattttattttttattactttTCAATGTTATATGGATAACTTATATTGTAAGGATGTCTAAGGAATAAATTCACAATACGTGTAACATGTCTAAGAATGAGTCCTTTCAAGTTTCACGGTTTCACTTATCGACATTTATGTCTTATTCACGCAGgcgatttgataaaattttagATAACctgatatgatatttttcaatgtCGTATGATCGATTATTATTACGAGAGTACATTATGAAAATTGATGTTTGATGTCTCCTCTTTCCAGTTTCCGTCTACTCGTATACATTTTGCGATGTATTTTTGTCGGGAGTAAAGGAAACTCTGATTCGCGATCACCTTTTAATGGAATACAACTTTATCGACTTTAATTAATCAGTTAATTACTTAACAATTATCACTAAGAagaatctttcttttaaaaatGACTTAATCCAGCGGTTCAAGTGCATCGAGATTcacaatattttaaataattgatataCGCTCACTTATATATTTAATAACTATATCTACCTATGCTATTGAGCCATTTATTTGTTGACCAAAATAATGTCTCCAATTTCCAATGACATTTTTTCccttttaatataatattaatataaattgaagcctcttttttataaattttttttcccaaaaagtCAATTCAAATCCATCCGaataaaataaatgttgattgcATAAATGATATAATAAAGTAAACCCCCACAAACACCTAATTCAGGGAGACAAAGAAAATAAAGAACCTGGGCCCttgataattatatatatttatacagTTATATGTTCAGCTACTTTAGTTTGGTTTTGTTTATAGGGCCCAAAAAAAGAGTCAGGCCCAAATAGCTAGAGGCCCATTCTGCTTTAAGCTGCTAAAACACGTATTTGTGTAGGTGAAACGCAACTTCTACTTACATTTAATCCGACAAATTAATTTAGATAATAAGTTTAACAAACCATGTCGATCAGTTATTAGTTATTTTATTTAGATATAAAATCTTGATTGTTAAATCTTGAACTCTACTTGAAGTCGTAAAAGTTGCAATATTTGGTAGTTCAATAGTATTTTTCGTCGATAATCACGTGTATCTATGATGACATTAGAACAAGTATACGGTAAGTTATAATCTTTGCATTCTTAATCGTCATCAATAACTATGATATGTGTCACGTCCGTCCCTTTTTGGTGGTTCAGACACGTGATATTGGCACGGCTCAATCAAATAAACGAGCTCTACGTTCGTAGAGCATGCCTTTTTAATTGAACCAAACCAACATCTCGCATATGCCTGACCAACCAGACATGTACAAACATATAATTTTATCAAAGTTATCGGTTTGCCATTCGtgtaaaaaaatgatatttcagAATAAAATTTTACCTCCAAAATCCATCCAGCGACTGATGAGGGTCGGTTTTGTCTGGCTTAAAACACTCCGATCCCACGTAATAAAAGACCAAAAAGGACGACGCATTTCAGAAAGAACAAACAAATCAAAAGAATGTTAATGTACTAACTGTCGTGTGAAGTCAATTTGCCATGCAAGAACTGAAACCACCATATCTATTTATAGACACACAGGACATGACATGTATATGTAACATAGGTACGTAGGATTAGAACAAAGTTGTGGGTTTTTGTAGAGGGGTAGCTAGGGTCGATAGAGGAGGCATGGCAGACCAGATAATTCGTGCACAAAAAGAGGGTGAAGCCTGGATTTCACGAACAAAAAAGAAGGGTATTTACTTGCTCAAATCTGGATCCTTTTAGTCTGCACTTATGAGGTCGGTAAAAGTCGTGGCGACATATATAGATTGATTTCAGGTCTAggttaatatatatgtattatcgTTACTAGTTTGAAGTTTCCGTATgcatttttttaatgattattattatgaaCAAACAATTGTCGTCGGCTTGCATCTTCAGCAAACGGCAACTGTTTTATATGTGATGATTTTAACAGGAGAAAAAGATGGAATACCTCTTATATTTAATGGGAAATCAAAGCTCTCGTTACATATTgttcggtctcacgaatcttttttGGAAATATTATCCTCTCTTTTTTCCGATGACGAACAATTACCATCAAACTGCCACTATATTGGGCTGCATTAATGATTAAAGTTTAATAACTTTTTatgtttagaatttttttttaaaaaaaaacaacaagaaagaaagaaagtaaATGGACCAACAATCATAACTAAAACAATGCTCAGTAGTCCATATTATTTTGCTGGATGTACTGCCAACAAATTTAAAACATATGGGCCATCTTTTGTATCAAAGTACTTATCTTGGAATATAAAACTACTCATCTCTAATTTTCAGTATTAGTGATAAACACTGATTATTAAACATAATTTTAGAGTAAGATCTTCGTTTGAATCATAATTTTCAGTATATACGTAAATTCTCACATGTGAactctatttttttttcaaaaaaaaaaaaagaaagcgGGTTGTGACAATATCACGAGGATAACGTCTCATTGACTCTTAATTACATGTCAATGCACAATAATTATGTTTTCCTCTGAGATTCTAAGTGAAATTTACCTACATATATCCGAGGTTATATCATTACCACTCTACTGCACAACTATAGATCTGTTGTTGTCTAAAGCTACATTCAGATCCCCACTGAGCCACAACTTTGTCACGATAAAATGATGAACGTTGGACACCCTTTAATAGTGCAACCTGTCCATTATCATTGCCTTGATCCATTTGGTTATATGGAGTTGGATAAACGACCCCACAACTATTGCTTCATTGTCTATTACAATTTTGAGACTTTTGGGGAGATAAATAGTTGTCAAAAAagttcaaataataataaataaaatgttcAAGTTAGGCTTTTCGTAATCTAATCGTTTCttgaaaatgaaatataatttatatgtctTTTACGTGAGTTTGAACAATGACTCTCCTTCAAACGGGAAGTATTCATACCTCCTCCATCCGAATGATAGTGCTCTTtgccttttttctttttttcgtCTCTCGAATTTCTTCTTTTATGTAGCTATGTCCCGAACTCAGATGGCCGATCACTTCGATTACCTCTCTTTTGTTTTGCAATATATGTCGTGCCAATTCTTCTCTCCTGTGCTATTCGCTTACGTGCAAAAATGAAAATTCCCCCCAGTTTTTGGTTATCCAGTGAAACGTCACTTTGAATAGACGAGCTTTGAGACGTTCCCCCCAGTATTATTATCCAACAAATTTTATGAAGGGAATATTTTACTTGATCAAAGTTCATTCCGTTCCTTTTATTCAGGGGGAGACTATGCTGCACCTGGAGACAGCACAATCCTTAGATCAATGTAAGGATCGCTGATCCAAGGGCTGTTGCCCACCGGGTGTCAGCGTAGTCCCTCCCACCCCCACTTTTGTACCGATAATAAAGATATATAGTACACCACATCTAAGAAATGCACACACATTTATACCACATCGCCTACTTCTGGTTGTGTACAGAAAGAAGTACAAAATCCACGAACAAAAAGACGGGAGATGGTGGTTTTGCATTTCAAACTTGGACCCAATACAAGCGTAGGCAGTTCtacgttatttatttattcaactGGGTCTGGGAGCTTAAACCATAAACACTAAGGCCGGTTATCCTCCAGGATTTTGAGACCTCTCACTCTTGCTTCTCGAGTTCTTTCAGAAAATCTGCATTATCCACCAGAACCTAAAAAcggcaaaaaaataaataaataaataaataagtgtGAGATTTGAGTCGAGTAGTTATAAAAGGACACATTGGGGGCTGCTCGGTAGGGCAGATGATGCTCAGTATATTAGTATTGTAAGCTACTGAGAACTATAAGTAGTGTTGCTTTCGCTATATATTAACTAAATATCCAAAATATCAAACTTACAGTTTTCCAACCATCTGGGTCTAGGAAAGAAGTGATCTTAGTGTTGATTCCAGGAATTGGTCCTGGTTGTCGAGTTATCTTTCCTCCAAGCTCCTGGGTTACAAGGTTCACAACCTCGGCACTCTTATATACATCATTTGTGCTAATTGCTACCTGAAATTGAACTCACCAATATGTATGATTGGGATGATGCCATGATAACGAGCTGAAGGTTAATTGTGATGAGAACTCATCTTACCTGTGCATATGCATTTCCTTTGGTATATTCAGTGACACCATAGTTGTAAGTCAACTCCAGCACAATCGTCTCATATTCATCAGCATATCCCATCATTGCTATCGAGTACTGTGAATTACAAAGTTCTTTTGTCAAAACATAACCAAAACAAAAATAATGTATATTAAGTATGCGCTAAAGCTTTAAAGCTGGTTCTCATCCAACATGGAAACCTTTTGCTCGGGTCTGTCAGTTTTTTTTAGGAGTCTCATCCCCAAGGCCTGCATGAAAAAGAAAGTTATCAGCTTCCAACATGTGCGGTTTGAATGTCTTTGTTAGTAGTTCCTTACTCCAGGATATCGTTTGCATCCATATTATTAAATCTAGATGTATGTAAGATGCATACCAACATTCTGACATCAAAAGAGAGACCTCGCTCAAGTACAGGAGATATTCTTTGGACAGATGGTGGTAGCGGATTTCCGAATATGATTTAATTTTGCTCTTACATTTAACAATAAACGCCAGTGTAGGGCTGGACTTGATGGTAGCAAAATCATAACGGAAGTGTTCAAAGCAAAAATTATTTCTCTGGTCACAAACACCTTAATGATAAGCTATTTCATCAAGAAAATATGAACATGATAAGCTGATacaatgaaaaaataatattaaacagGAGATGGAACACCTATAATTACtatttatataatcaaaaaCTTGGGGAAACAGGCTTTCACATATATCCATACGTAAAGGACTCTAGAAACAAGTATGGATCGACCTCCAAAAGATTAGTTGACGAGAAAGTTAAAGTACATATAAATAAACCTTAAACACAGTTAAAAAGAATAATTCACCTTCTCATAAAATTTAATAGAACGATCAAGATCACCCACGCGAAGCATGACTTGGCATAGTGGTTCTGGAGTTGGACCCCGTTGAATAAGTTCAAAAATGTACCCATCTGGATCCTTAGCAAAAGCAATAACTGTTGATCCACCTTTGACCGGACCTGGCTCTCGAGTGATGGTTCCTCCCTTGGCCTTAATATTTTCGACAAGTTTGTAAACCtaataaaatgaaaattaaaagtaagataaattaaaataaataccaAATTCTGGCCCGATATAAGCACTCTGTTCAATTGACGaacaaataaacaaaaaataatgatgatgatgatgatgataacaCTCACATCTTCACTTGCAATGGCAAAATGCCCAAAGCCAGTTCCAATGTCATATTTGTCAACTCCATGATCTGTTGTAATGTAATGAAGAATGTCAAATGGTAACATTGATCGATATGCAACAGGAAGAATAGAGATTACTACTTCATACAGCCTTTTATTCAGTAGTGTCAACAAATTGTCACCTCTATGGGCCACCTCTCTCTCACTGCTTCTATCAGACTTAATTAATATTCAGTATCCTTTGTTTTAGGATTGAGAAGAAAAGTTTAGCATTATATATGTGTGGCGCATAAGGGTCTGAAGTATCAGAAAGGTAGTTTAGGGACAAAAAACATTCGGTAGCCACTTGTTTCTTGTGAGTGGCCCAGCAACCAGCATTCTGAAACTAAAAAAGCAATATTCACATTATGCTAATTTTTTATAAAGTTTTAGTGCACAAGGTAGAATTAGTTAGAGATGGCATTAGTAATCCCCTAGACTAAATTAAAACCATGAAAATTCAAGAACTTAGATAACCAAGGAATTTGCATACTGTAAGTCAATTCCAAGACAAAGTGCGTCTCTTCAGGCCCAAATCCGAGAAAagcatttgaatatttttcCTCGGGAACATCCCTTTTCCTCAATAGTTTCATCCCAAGACATTCAGTGTAAAACCTAGCAACACGTAGATAAGAATAAGTAACATGGATATTCAAAAGAGATCTCTATCTCAGAGCAGCAGCAAGCTTAGTATAGTTCTTAAGTCCAAAAAATACTTGATGGTGCGATCAAGGTCTCCCACTCTATACACAGCATGTAAAAAGCGTCGCTTGTCATGTTTTGGCCACTCCAAGAGCTCGTGGCTTGGGACAATTGTTGCTGCTGCCTCGGCCATCGATCTGCATCCGAAACCCACGTGTGAACCGAATCGATCTACTAATAACTTTCACCAACTATAGTCaatcaactcaaaataaacGTTGTATTTCCGCTGGTAAAGCAGATGACTGTCAAAATAACAAACAAGTAACATCTAGAAACGCTACGAAGATAATACTTGACACTGTCTCCATCTTGATGTATCGAACAAGGGCAATAATTCGACAGGAAAGTGACAAACCTTCTAGTGTGTATGAATCATAACTCAGAGGTATATAATACTTCATTTGAGTTATAAAAGCAAActgaatttaaatata
Encoded here:
- the LOC140836807 gene encoding lactoylglutathione lyase GLX1-like — its product is MAEAAATIVPSHELLEWPKHDKRRFLHAVYRVGDLDRTIKFYTECLGMKLLRKRDVPEEKYSNAFLGFGPEETHFVLELTYNHGVDKYDIGTGFGHFAIASEDVYKLVENIKAKGGTITREPGPVKGGSTVIAFAKDPDGYIFELIQRGPTPEPLCQVMLRVGDLDRSIKFYEKALGMRLLKKTDRPEQKYSIAMMGYADEYETIVLELTYNYGVTEYTKGNAYAQVAISTNDVYKSAEVVNLVTQELGGKITRQPGPIPGINTKITSFLDPDGWKTVLVDNADFLKELEKQE